From one Thermomicrobiales bacterium genomic stretch:
- a CDS encoding urease subunit gamma, whose translation MRITPREQEKLMIVVAGDLARRRRERGVKLNHPEAIALITCELIEGARDGRSVADLMSYGATILTDDDVMEGVAGLIPVIQVEATFPDGTKLITVHQPIRGGVAAGESSASTADVAQPGEIILNDEPIWINQGLQTVSLQVKNVGDRPIQVGSHYHFAEVNPFLQFDRSKAVGFRLDIPAGTSARFEPGDAREVNLVAYGGTRDVYGFRNEFNTRITGTQQSGSNDASNASN comes from the coding sequence GTGCGTATCACACCTCGAGAACAAGAGAAATTGATGATCGTGGTGGCGGGGGACCTGGCGAGACGGCGGCGCGAGCGCGGCGTCAAGCTCAACCATCCCGAGGCGATCGCGCTGATCACATGCGAGCTGATCGAGGGCGCTCGTGACGGTCGGTCCGTCGCTGACCTGATGAGCTATGGCGCGACCATCCTGACCGATGATGATGTCATGGAGGGCGTGGCCGGCCTGATCCCGGTTATTCAGGTCGAGGCCACATTCCCGGACGGCACAAAGCTGATTACGGTGCACCAGCCGATTCGTGGCGGGGTGGCTGCCGGCGAATCGTCGGCCTCGACAGCCGATGTCGCCCAGCCCGGCGAGATCATCCTCAACGATGAGCCGATCTGGATCAACCAGGGGCTTCAGACTGTCAGCTTGCAGGTGAAGAACGTTGGCGACCGCCCGATCCAGGTCGGTTCGCATTATCACTTCGCCGAGGTCAACCCATTCCTTCAGTTCGATCGCAGCAAGGCCGTTGGCTTCAGGCTCGACATTCCGGCCGGCACATCTGCTCGATTCGAACCCGGCGACGCGCGGGAAGTCAATCTGGTCGCATACGGTGGCACACGCGATGTCTACGGATTCCGCAACGAATTCAACACGCGCATCACCGGGACGCAACAATCCGGATCTAACGATGCGTCGAATGCGTCCAACTGA
- a CDS encoding urease accessory UreF family protein, with protein sequence MRALALLLQLSDSALPTGGFSHSFGFEQYLSRGEVHDANTFSQWLSVFVATQLTYTDALLMRMAYDGVCEDDLADRAIAATLPAQIRTADVAIARRIRKIGEQALGAPSSTAEVAHPALEFARITLHFNVPVDDAILGHLTGTVTTLTQNAVRGIPIGQSDGQQIITAAHAWIERALEEAHTLDYSDLGMVVPGLEIAQMQHERLRARIFMS encoded by the coding sequence TTGAGAGCCCTCGCGCTGCTGCTTCAGTTGAGCGACTCCGCCCTCCCGACCGGCGGGTTCAGTCACTCATTCGGATTCGAGCAGTATCTCTCTCGTGGGGAGGTGCATGATGCGAACACGTTCTCGCAGTGGCTGAGCGTTTTCGTCGCCACCCAGCTGACCTACACCGACGCGCTGCTTATGCGGATGGCCTACGACGGAGTCTGTGAGGATGACCTCGCCGATCGTGCCATTGCCGCGACGTTGCCGGCGCAGATACGGACCGCAGATGTCGCGATCGCCCGGCGGATTCGCAAGATCGGCGAGCAGGCGCTGGGGGCGCCGTCCTCGACGGCCGAGGTGGCGCATCCTGCGCTGGAGTTTGCGCGCATCACACTCCACTTCAATGTTCCCGTTGATGATGCGATCCTGGGCCACCTGACCGGGACGGTGACCACTCTGACGCAGAACGCTGTTCGAGGCATTCCGATCGGGCAGTCCGATGGTCAACAGATCATCACTGCGGCGCATGCCTGGATAGAGCGCGCGCTCGAGGAAGCACACACACTCGACTACAGCGACCTGGGCATGGTTGTCCCCGGACTGGAGATCGCCCAGATGCAGCACGAACGCCTGCGGGCGCGGATATTCATGAGTTAG
- the ureC gene encoding urease subunit alpha, with amino-acid sequence MTLKLSRRQYTELYGPTTGDAVRLGDTNLFARVEDDKAIYGEEAVFGGGKTIRDGMGQNSRLTRAHGIPDTVITNVLIVDYTGVYKADVALRDGRIFAIGKSGNPDTQDGVDIVIGVATEIIAGEGKILTAGGIDTHIHFIATDQIDTALASGVTTLIGGGTGPAEGTKATTVTPGEWWIHRMLQATDDLPINIGLLGKGHGSDTAVVSEQIYAGAIGLKIHEDWGATPSSIDTALKVADQFDIQIAIHTDTLNESGFVQDSIDAIAGRVIHTFHTEGAGGGHAPDIIRIAGLPNVLPASTNPTLPFTRNTIAEHLDMLMVTHHLRSDIPEDVAFADSRIRKETIAAEDVLHDMGVFAITSSDSQAMGRIGEVVTRTWQVADSMKHQRGALAGDSTHNDNNRIKRYIAKYTINPAIAHGIADEVGSVEVGKFADLVLWDPKFFGVKPDLIIKGGMIVMSLMGDPNASIPTPQPRTMRRQFAAHGLARGHSSLIFVSKAALDAGIPVSLGLTKHPYAVHGVRTISKADLKHNTATPDIHVDPQTFEVSIDGQVLTAEAAERLPLAQRYFLF; translated from the coding sequence ATGACCCTGAAGTTGTCGCGACGCCAGTACACCGAGCTCTACGGCCCCACCACCGGCGACGCTGTGCGCCTGGGGGACACCAACCTCTTTGCCCGGGTCGAGGATGACAAGGCGATTTACGGTGAGGAAGCGGTCTTCGGCGGCGGAAAGACCATTCGTGATGGCATGGGGCAGAACTCGCGTCTGACGCGAGCGCATGGCATCCCGGACACCGTGATCACGAACGTCCTTATCGTTGACTACACGGGTGTGTACAAGGCTGATGTAGCGCTGAGAGATGGACGTATCTTCGCGATCGGCAAGTCCGGTAACCCTGACACCCAGGACGGTGTCGACATCGTCATCGGCGTCGCCACCGAGATCATTGCCGGCGAGGGAAAGATCCTCACCGCTGGCGGCATCGATACCCACATTCACTTCATCGCAACGGATCAGATCGACACGGCGCTCGCCTCGGGGGTGACAACCCTGATCGGCGGCGGCACCGGCCCGGCGGAGGGCACCAAGGCCACGACAGTGACCCCCGGCGAATGGTGGATCCACCGGATGCTCCAGGCGACCGATGATCTCCCGATAAATATCGGCCTGCTTGGCAAGGGACACGGATCTGACACCGCCGTGGTGAGCGAGCAGATCTACGCTGGCGCGATCGGCCTCAAGATCCACGAGGACTGGGGCGCGACCCCGTCATCCATCGACACCGCGCTCAAGGTGGCCGACCAGTTTGATATCCAGATCGCCATTCATACCGACACGCTGAATGAATCCGGGTTTGTTCAGGATTCAATCGATGCGATCGCTGGCCGCGTCATTCACACGTTCCACACTGAGGGCGCCGGCGGCGGACACGCGCCTGACATCATCCGAATCGCCGGCCTGCCGAACGTGCTGCCCGCCTCCACGAACCCGACGCTGCCGTTCACCCGGAACACTATCGCCGAGCACTTGGACATGCTGATGGTGACCCACCATCTGCGTTCCGACATCCCGGAGGACGTTGCGTTCGCCGACTCGCGCATTCGCAAGGAAACGATCGCCGCGGAAGATGTCCTGCACGATATGGGCGTGTTCGCTATCACCTCGTCCGACTCCCAGGCGATGGGCCGGATCGGTGAGGTCGTCACGCGAACGTGGCAGGTTGCCGACTCGATGAAGCATCAGCGGGGCGCCCTCGCCGGCGACTCGACGCACAACGACAACAACCGGATCAAGCGTTACATCGCCAAGTACACGATCAACCCCGCGATCGCGCACGGAATCGCCGACGAGGTCGGGTCCGTCGAAGTCGGCAAGTTCGCCGATCTCGTCCTGTGGGATCCGAAGTTCTTCGGCGTCAAGCCGGACCTGATCATCAAGGGCGGCATGATCGTGATGTCGCTCATGGGCGACCCCAACGCGTCGATCCCGACGCCGCAGCCGCGAACGATGCGCCGGCAATTTGCCGCGCATGGGTTGGCGCGAGGTCATTCCAGCCTGATCTTCGTTTCGAAGGCCGCGCTCGATGCCGGTATTCCGGTGTCGTTGGGGCTGACGAAGCATCCGTACGCCGTGCATGGTGTGCGAACAATCTCCAAGGCAGACCTCAAGCACAACACTGCGACGCCGGACATCCATGTTGATCCGCAGACATTCGAGGTGTCGATCGACGGACAGGTTCTGACCGCGGAGGCGGCCGAGCGACTTCCGCTCGCCCAGCGGTATTTCCTGTTCTAG
- a CDS encoding DMT family transporter, translating to MGSNARGLEGDEHHEKEWDISGKESGSFTRAVTILMIGVAALAFTAPWVKQANFEPATSAILRVGIALFVLLPLAWRERQKLGSLNKTGVILAVVAGLFLGIDFTAWNYSIFYVGAGIASVLLNLQIIILPALAMIFDKYHAPKSFFVLVPIMILGVALTGGIFDAAPSEGPATVYGINIAVLGTILGAVSGVCYGIYLYTSRKSTTVNPGRILQPMAWVCAAQLVAPVLFILLFSDRGFDLTHGVMISGKLPMNPETTVGDPITAMNWFWMIILATAGQAMAWTFVQYGSVRMDPTIVAGLLLLSPVSTVFIAGFMFGEVPSSLQILGVVVVLAAVAYQNKLHVALKNRLSPSAPAG from the coding sequence ATGGGGTCGAACGCACGCGGACTCGAGGGTGATGAGCACCACGAAAAGGAGTGGGATATCTCCGGGAAGGAGTCAGGCAGCTTCACCCGGGCAGTAACGATCCTGATGATCGGTGTCGCAGCGCTGGCCTTCACCGCGCCATGGGTGAAGCAAGCGAACTTCGAGCCTGCGACATCCGCGATTCTCCGCGTCGGCATCGCGTTGTTCGTGCTCCTGCCGTTGGCCTGGCGCGAACGACAGAAGCTGGGGTCGCTCAACAAGACCGGCGTGATTCTCGCCGTTGTCGCAGGCCTCTTTCTCGGGATCGACTTCACGGCGTGGAACTACTCGATCTTCTACGTGGGCGCAGGCATCGCATCCGTTCTGCTGAATCTCCAGATTATCATCTTGCCCGCGCTGGCGATGATCTTCGACAAGTACCATGCGCCGAAGAGCTTCTTTGTCCTTGTCCCGATCATGATCCTGGGTGTGGCTCTCACAGGCGGGATCTTCGACGCCGCGCCCAGCGAGGGACCGGCGACCGTCTACGGCATCAACATCGCTGTGCTTGGCACTATTCTGGGCGCTGTATCTGGCGTCTGCTACGGCATCTACCTCTACACGAGTCGTAAGTCGACGACAGTGAACCCCGGCCGGATTCTCCAACCGATGGCCTGGGTGTGCGCTGCCCAGCTCGTCGCGCCGGTGCTCTTCATCCTGCTGTTCTCCGATCGTGGTTTCGACCTGACCCATGGAGTCATGATCAGCGGCAAGTTGCCGATGAATCCTGAGACGACGGTTGGCGATCCGATCACCGCGATGAACTGGTTCTGGATGATCATCCTGGCAACGGCAGGTCAGGCGATGGCTTGGACATTCGTTCAGTACGGCTCCGTTCGTATGGACCCGACGATCGTCGCGGGGCTGCTACTGCTGAGCCCGGTGTCGACAGTGTTCATCGCCGGATTCATGTTCGGCGAGGTGCCGTCGTCCCTGCAGATCCTTGGTGTCGTCGTTGTTCTTGCAGCGGTCGCGTATCAGAACAAGCTTCACGTTGCGCTGAAGAATCGGCTCAGTCCATCGGCGCCAGCGGGGTAA
- the ureE gene encoding urease accessory protein UreE — MLVTKIYGNLHESPLPAGVHVETVTLPSDQLVKRIQRVRTDHDREVGIRLPTDAPDLQDGDVLHLDGGNAIVVRVESTDVIVVQPRSILEMAVVAHSLGNRHLPAQFFDAESEYQADVMVVQYDHTVVQYLESVGVPYARQQRIMPIPFRHAEHAH, encoded by the coding sequence ATGCTTGTTACGAAGATTTACGGGAACCTCCACGAGTCCCCCTTGCCTGCGGGTGTTCATGTCGAGACGGTCACCCTCCCCAGCGATCAGCTTGTCAAGCGGATACAGCGGGTTCGCACTGACCACGACCGGGAGGTCGGCATCCGTCTCCCGACGGATGCGCCTGATCTGCAGGATGGCGACGTCCTGCACCTGGATGGCGGTAATGCGATCGTCGTGCGGGTCGAATCGACTGATGTGATTGTCGTCCAGCCACGTTCGATCCTGGAGATGGCCGTTGTTGCCCATAGCCTGGGGAACCGCCACTTGCCTGCGCAGTTCTTCGACGCCGAATCGGAGTATCAGGCCGACGTCATGGTCGTTCAGTACGATCACACGGTAGTCCAGTACCTGGAGTCTGTAGGCGTCCCATATGCGCGACAGCAGCGCATCATGCCGATCCCATTCCGCCATGCCGAGCACGCGCATTGA
- a CDS encoding S9 family peptidase — protein sequence MNANNSQRRPLTPDDILHIRTIDDAQISPDGRLVAYVVKRSILTDAENRYASDIWLVETAGGTPRHLTAGDNRDTSPRWLPDGDRLAFISDRGGAPQLYLLDLRGSEPRKVTSFQRGVSSPVVSPLGRRVAVLSSEGHGLIDRELNAPGGVIRHVKRLQYRFDEAGYIDDRFSQVWVVDLETGDAARVTGADASAGIPAWSPDGSRIAFASNRQDEANTMFRSQLYVVDAEQSLKSGETDGATSISEGSAIAAGPAWSPDGTSIAFIGRRPEARAGGNAGIFLARPDETARLRCLTEGFDRSPATGSYSDTWSPRDHTPLLWTADGNSVLFTASDMGRVNVFRSAVDGSGVTTAIEGDRTVGYVSQARDGRLAFVAATFTNPCDIHTCAGDGSEEQRLTELNGALLRQIAIQQPEYRPFTSFDDRFEVDAWLIRPAGYDPARRYPLVQIIHGGPHSIFGHTFFFDMQQWAGAGCNVLFVNPRASQGYGDEFATANIGDWGGADWQEQEQALDMAIENGGVDADRLAVTGLSYGGFMTNWIVGQTDRYKVAVSENSICNLVSFFTTSDIGWYWLEPEMEKPVWENMGWYMEHSPLHYVQHMKTPVLFLQAETDWRCPIEQGEQLYTALRARGVPAEMVRFPGESHGQLAQGKPRTRLVRRQVTWDWMKGYLEG from the coding sequence ATGAACGCGAATAACAGCCAGCGCAGACCACTCACCCCCGACGATATCCTCCATATCCGCACGATCGATGACGCTCAGATCAGCCCCGACGGGCGTCTGGTCGCCTACGTCGTCAAACGCTCGATCCTGACCGATGCGGAAAACCGCTACGCGTCCGACATCTGGCTGGTCGAGACCGCCGGCGGCACGCCCCGCCACCTGACAGCAGGCGACAACCGCGACACGAGCCCGCGCTGGCTACCGGACGGCGACCGCCTCGCGTTCATCTCCGACCGCGGTGGCGCCCCACAGCTCTACTTGCTTGACCTGCGCGGCAGCGAGCCGCGCAAGGTGACGAGCTTTCAGCGGGGCGTCTCATCGCCGGTCGTTTCGCCGTTAGGCCGGCGGGTTGCCGTACTCAGCAGCGAGGGGCACGGGCTGATCGACCGCGAGCTGAACGCGCCGGGTGGCGTCATTCGGCATGTGAAGCGACTCCAGTACCGCTTCGACGAAGCTGGATATATCGACGATCGCTTCAGCCAGGTCTGGGTCGTTGACCTCGAAACGGGCGACGCCGCGCGAGTGACGGGGGCGGACGCCAGCGCCGGAATCCCCGCCTGGTCGCCAGACGGTAGTCGCATCGCCTTCGCCAGCAATCGGCAGGACGAGGCGAACACCATGTTCCGATCGCAGCTCTACGTCGTCGATGCCGAACAGAGCCTGAAGAGCGGGGAGACGGACGGGGCCACGTCGATCAGCGAGGGATCGGCGATCGCGGCTGGGCCGGCCTGGTCGCCCGACGGAACGTCGATCGCCTTCATTGGCCGCCGGCCGGAAGCGCGCGCGGGTGGCAATGCGGGAATCTTCCTTGCGCGTCCCGACGAGACGGCCCGGTTGCGCTGCCTGACCGAAGGATTCGACCGCAGCCCGGCGACCGGCTCATACAGCGACACGTGGTCCCCCCGCGACCATACGCCGTTGCTGTGGACCGCAGACGGCAACAGCGTGCTGTTCACCGCAAGCGACATGGGGAGGGTCAATGTCTTTCGGTCTGCGGTTGATGGCAGCGGGGTGACAACAGCCATCGAGGGCGACCGGACGGTCGGCTACGTCTCTCAGGCCCGCGATGGCCGGCTCGCGTTCGTCGCGGCGACGTTCACCAACCCGTGCGACATCCATACGTGCGCTGGAGACGGAAGCGAGGAACAGCGGCTTACCGAGCTGAATGGCGCGCTGCTTCGGCAGATTGCCATCCAGCAGCCAGAGTATCGGCCGTTCACGTCATTCGACGATCGCTTCGAAGTGGACGCATGGCTGATTCGCCCGGCCGGCTACGATCCCGCAAGACGCTATCCGCTCGTCCAGATCATCCACGGCGGGCCGCACTCGATCTTCGGCCATACGTTCTTCTTCGACATGCAGCAGTGGGCCGGGGCGGGGTGCAACGTCCTGTTCGTCAACCCGCGCGCCAGCCAGGGATACGGCGACGAATTCGCCACCGCCAACATCGGCGACTGGGGCGGGGCCGACTGGCAGGAGCAGGAGCAGGCGCTCGACATGGCGATTGAGAACGGCGGGGTCGACGCAGATCGGCTGGCAGTGACCGGGCTGTCCTACGGCGGCTTCATGACCAACTGGATCGTCGGCCAGACCGATCGCTACAAAGTTGCCGTCAGCGAGAACAGCATCTGCAACCTCGTCTCATTCTTCACCACCTCCGACATCGGCTGGTACTGGCTGGAGCCGGAGATGGAGAAGCCGGTCTGGGAAAACATGGGTTGGTACATGGAGCATTCCCCGCTTCATTATGTCCAGCACATGAAGACGCCGGTGCTCTTCCTGCAAGCCGAGACAGACTGGCGCTGCCCGATCGAGCAGGGTGAGCAGCTCTACACGGCGCTGCGCGCCCGGGGTGTGCCGGCCGAGATGGTGCGCTTCCCCGGCGAAAGCCACGGGCAGCTGGCCCAGGGCAAGCCCCGCACCCGCCTCGTCCGCCGTCAGGTGACGTGGGACTGGATGAAGGGCTATCTGGAGGGCTGA